taagattaatgaccacagtctttgaagtccatcttgattaactgcagaagttcacatagatgcaattgtccttgttaatttgctgatgaaggcttttgttggcaatagttagtctatgcattccatttcaagatcgtagtccatcaatagaccgaggtgatgcaggttggagttggcatcagtttatcctctgaagtccatcataatagactgaagtgatataaggctggcaccggctgcatttagtcatcatcattcagcgacaggtagcagtggagtccaacatgaagcaggaatggtgctggatccagccggttctggtgacctcaggacaggagtcccgaggttgagacagggaaacaaataaaaagatgtaagcatagatgccattaaatttattgcagagctagagatcatgatcacggtttccggtttctggttccggcagacccaactaaagcagcctaattgtggttGCTTTAGTGTTCTTTCTGGACAACACAGTTCAGCAGCTCCATGAAACTCTGGCTGCAGTGCTTCAAGCGGAACCCAATCCTTTATCTACTTCTTCTTCTGCTGCCGCTATGGAAGGTACCGTTGAACGGATTGCTTCAATTCCTACATTGAGGATTCCACTCACACACCTCCTTCCTTACCTCCTTCCACAGACTATCTATCTGGGTTATTGGTCAAGCCTGCCACAGCTATGCCGTTTCTGCTGAAGAATGCAATGTTTTTCTCCTCCAAtgctgttagataattttgtcatccaatgtatttaatttatttgttgatctgcaatccccgtctcgatacggctcagctgagggaaaaaAGAACTGACAGACACGaatggtatcaaatcctttcTTCGGCATTTATTGCTTCAGCATTCtgctatatggtccagaaaaccacattccactggacccccaccaatgaaatagttctttaccttatatgggggtgacatacattcgaggtagtgtgaaacgtgagaacagagacaaaaacacattccttagaacatctttggaacaggaaacagttgtagctacccccaacaaaagaagtgtaaaagaggccttcattattccacattacatcaccagagaagttgttgagaagcattaattattccacaaatgctcaCTGGCGTTGGAAATGCAGCTGCACAGTTTCCCCACTTAGCGAGCTAAAGTCACTTTCATAATTTCTCTACTGACTCGATGTGCTTAACAATGGCACCTACCATCTAGGAACAAGGGGGCTCCATTACACAATCTGTCAATGCTTTCGCTGCTCAGTAAATGGCTATGGCCATGTATGATTACCGGGCTCTGAGCGACGTCTCTGCCAAGTTAAGGTATCCACTTCCTCTGGTCCCAGCCACACTCGAACACTTGAAGGGGGCTCAAATCTTTACTAAGCATGATCTCCACCTGCACACACATTTGGCCTGTAGATAACATGgcgataaagctcagctttgtccctaagATATCGTACAAGTGGAGACACTTGCTAAAAGGCTCTAAACTAGCCTCTCTATTTGCCCACATTCACAGCCATATTCTTAttctagggctgcacgatttggacaaaaagtaatattgcgattatttccaaaaatattgcgatttgaactgtgattatgatggtaatgttttccacatgttcaactgcaaaaagtctactggggttttcacattttcatccatttgttccaaatttcaccctcttaaaaagaaccaaactgagaccttttttagttcaaccacaaacaaataaatatataaacagtgaaacaaagggccctattttaacgaTCTGAAACGCAAGTATCAACTTTGTGGGCGGGTCTTGGGTGCTGTTGCTATTTTACCGGCGCGATAAATGACTCTTACGCCCGACGCAAGTTTAAAAGGGGTTGGTCTGAAATAGCTTAATTATTCATAGGTGTGGTTTGGGCGTAACGTGAAATAAACCAATCAGAGCGTCATCCAACATACCCTTTAAGAGCAGGTGCGCATGTTGCATGGcggattgttattattatggcGGATTTACCAGGTGCGCGCCAGGAGCGGTTCACAGCTGAGGAGACCGACGTTCTTGTCAGGGCAGTGAAAGACAGAGAAGTGACGTTGTATGGGGATGGGAGAAACCCACCCAAATCAGCGTCGGTTAAACAGGCGTGGGAGGAAATAGCCACAATTGTTTCATCAGCTGGCATCCCCAGGACATCGCACCAGTGCCGCAAGCGCTACAACGACATCAGAAGACGGGGGAAGTCCAAGCTTGCTAGCAACAATCGGACACGTCGTATAACGGGAGGTGGATCTGCCTCTAGGCCTACTCAGGACCTGATGCCAGCAGAGGACATTGCTGCGTCCACCCTCACCGCTGAAAGCGTTGAAGGGTTTGGGGGCTTTCAAATCGGCACCCAACCAGAAATGCAAGCAGTCCAACCCCAAGGTACACTTACAAATCAAGTTCACATACATTAAGGTTtcttatgaaaatattttaatcgttatttacatgaaataaatgtaacacagccacacaataaataaaaacaatataatgcaGCTTCGCAGGAAGACCCTGGCCTCGCGAGCCATGCGCACGGGCCATCTGAGGAGGGAACAGCGCAACCACCAAGGTCCAGACCCACTACACGCCGTGGCAGCATCGCCAGACCGGAGGACCACCCATTCCTACAGCTCCAGCAAACCGGGTTTGACATGCTGTAGCAGGAGCTGTCCGGGATGCGGCAAAGTATGGATGCCCGTCTTGACCGGATGGCGATGTTGCTGCGGCCTCTCGGGCGCATCTCCTCAAGTTTGGAGAGGATTGCTGCAGCCATGGAGCGTGGCCCTTCAAACGCACCACCTGCTCCTGTTGtgcctcttcctcctcctgttGTACCCCTTCCTCCTTGCCCCACTCTATCTCCGTCCACCCGTTCCACCAGAAGCACATCGCGCAATGCCACTCCCGGACCCTCAAGTGTCCAATCCCGCCGTGGCGCGTGTCGCATTACTATCAGAGGAgggaaaaataattacatttattctgtttaaatcttttcaacctaattttccgtttgaattttgtttttttatcaattactgtttgatattgatttttcattttgacaaatgtaaataaagaaatgtcacaaataaatactttCGGATGTTTTGGACTTGTTCTCTCTGAATCACGAATATATGCATGGTTATATTTTTGATATGTAGTCGAACATTAGACAGAGATTAATTTGCTTTCCCTCACTATAGATGACGCAGCAGCTCTTCTGCCAAATAAGCTCTCCTGTCCCGTGCTGCTGCTGGGGCATTTGGGTTAAGTGGCATCGGCACATGCAGTTCACCATCACGTCTCCTTAAGTCCTCTAATGTTTCCTCATTTATGTCAACAACACAACCTTGATTTATggaaatgttgtgtaaaacacAACATGCCACAAAGAATGCTGCAACTTTTTGAGGACTGTACTGTAAAGTGCCTCCTGACCTATCCAAACTCCTGAAGCGCATTTTCAGTATGCCGAACGTTCGTTCAATTAcacagcgtgtttgtgtgttttcgaTTAAACCGTATTTCACTATTCAAAAATGGTGTCATCAGCCATGTCTTTAACGGATACCCGTTGTCCCCTAATAGCCACCCATCCAACGGGGGATTCCCCTCGAAGATGGCAGGAATGGCAGAGTTTGCTAGTATAAATGAGTAGTGGCTCGAGCCTGGATAATTCACAAAGACATGGGTGATTTTACTATTAGCATCGCAAATGACATGTATGTTGATTGAATAGGTTCCCTTGCGGTTGACGTATACAAGTGCGTTTTCTGATAGGGCACGTAGCTGCACATGGGTACAGTCTATAACACCAAGGACACCAGGAAACCCAGGTGTGACGGGGGATTGGATGTATTCCCCAGCATGTCGGACTAGACCTGATGTAACTGCATGTATAGCCGAACTTATGGCAGATTGTGAAATGCCTCCAATGGAGCTAAGGGGGTGCTGGAACGACCCAGATGCATAGAAATGCAATGCCGCTGTAACTCTCACTGCAACGGGGCAGGCATAGGGACAGGGTGCATCAGTCCCCAGCTCATCTGCCAGGAGATGGCAGATGTCTGTCACAGCCTGGCGGGTCAGGTGTAACTTCCGCATACATTCCTCCTCACTGAGGGAGAGATAGGTCTGTCTGGGCTGGTAGACCCTCGCCCTCCGGCGTCTAATTCTCTGTCCCAAGACATACTCCATCTCACTGTGCAATAGATAAAAATATGAGAAAGCTCAACTTAACTGGTAAGTTAAAGAGTAAGGTTTTTAATGTACTTACATTATGGTAAAGGTGATTTCGCagtcttcagattttttttttttcctggttctTGACGGACAAACTAATTTGTCAGATGTCCTTATATACATATGTGTCTTGCCACTATTCGGCAAACAGGTCTGATCCGTCATTACTACAATTAGCCTGAAAAATTTGGGTAAATGTGTAAGCTAGATTTAggcctacatttttttacatcttcatggacaccaatgatttccctcatgtgttaatatttttccttgttataatgtatgatttgcaaaaataaaaactgctgcaTCTGTGTTGATGAGAGAATCAAAGTGTATGCGTGTTGTGCACCCGCTACATTATGACCAAGCATGCAcgcttaaaatagcattatgaacAACGCGCAACGCGCCACTGACTTTAGACTAGGTTTTTTCTGGTCAGTGGCGGAATTGTTTTCTGGAACTGCAAAATAGCACTAGGGAATGTTTGCGCCGAAACACGCCTCCTTTTTGCGCCGACCCGCCCAGGGAGCGCAAGTTCATTTCCTAGTTTACCGACGTGCGTCTGTGGAGGGAAAAGCCCGCTTTGCGCGGGTGCAAAATAGGGCCCATAGTCTTcgtcatatccaaatgttaccatccagttggtaaaaccataattgttgcctagtttttgctgtcaaaaataacgttggttgattgaataattcagtaaacaaaatataatttttaatataatttaaaatttaaatgtaactctttattctaggccttaaaaactagtaggcttatgcAAACTAttcattactgtatataagatagtcctaaaaaatgaggcttaatgtcaaactgaagttgaactgataacccattggtgtaattatattttaagtggaaattttggttagtttgtcaacatttaatgtaattatttttagtaattattttataataattattttatagtaacaatatatttgatatagatttataatgttccttccttttcattttgttggacgttggtaatattagttccgcttttaCTTGTTTCCACGGGGACTGTAATAAGTGCGACAtactctctcgtgaggtaaacaaatgacaggagaccCTTTTACAGCCCACGTGATCAAATAGTTGCGCGCGCATTTTGGCAACGGAAGTGGTGTTGTTTCCCACTGGCTCTAACGTGTTAGCAACTCCGAAAGTGTATCAAAACGGTTTCCCAGCATCAAAATGTCTGGTTGTTGCGTTTACTGTTGCACTAATCTATATTCCTTCAAGGGGCTTAAGTTTTATAGGATTCCGATAGGATCACGGCCGTTTCAGAAGAACAGGCGGCGCCTGTGGCTGCAGGCGATTAAACGTGTTGATTGGAGCGAGGACATAATAAAACATGCTCGCGTCTGCAGCGCCCACTTTATATCAGGTAAGTTTATCTATGTACTCTTGAGTTTAATGGAAAGCATGGTTTACATTATTGATTGTCTGCAGCCTACGGTGTAGTTTATCAATGCAGCTGAAGTTTGATGACCACATGCAGCTAGTTTCATAAGCTGGTGTTGGATTTGGCTAGtaaacaaactgtgtgtgtgttatttgcaGATGAAGCATTATTGGACTCTAGTAATCCTCGTTTACATTAGTGATTGTCTGTGCGATGTAGAATAATATTCAAATGCAGGTAAATTTTGATAAACTGGCAGTAGATTTGGCTAGtaaacaaactgtgtgtgtgttttatttgaaggTGAGGCGTCATTTGACTCTAGTAGTCCTGATTTTGTGCcttctgtgtttgtgtacacaAAACCGAGCCAGAACCCGAAGCAAAGTTGGAGAGGTAAGAATGTTTAATTTCCCCCTCTGTtctatttagtttgtttttctctcttgcataactgtacatttctgctgtttttattgtAGGTACCATAGGAAAAGGAGGAGAGATGAAACTTTAAGATTTTGCAAACAGTTATTCCAGTGTCGCAGGTTAACATGCTAGACGATGTTGTGACTGCATGTGGTGCCCTCACAAACCTCTGTAAGAGTGTTGTTTCCAAATGAGTAACACATTACCATGTATTAGTTTTAACgtgatttaaatttgtaaaacctATTACTGTACATGaaacataatgcattataataaaccTCCCAACATTGGCTGCCACCGGTGTGTATAATGTACTTCCCCCAAGATTATCTCAACAATTCACAGTGCTTTTCAATTTCATTTGTAATTGTTATTAGTAGTTTAATTGCAATGTATGCAAGCAACATAGTTACTATTAAAGTACtatagcattacaaaataaaactttaaacagaAGTGCGTCAACACACAGCaatcaataacaacaacataaaatgtaaggAAAAGGATAAATTTAGGTCTGGGTGAAGAATAAGAATAAATGTAGGAAAGAatgatggaaaataatgaatgtagGGAAAAAATTAAGGAAAACAATAAATGTAGGTCTGGGTAATATGGACCAGATTCATAACACAATACAAAACATTTCCCAGTCCTAAATGTAATCATTCAAACATCAACTCTCAGACATTCCCTACATAACCATGTTGCTGGCTTCCTTTTTATGTGTGCACAGGTGTAGTGAACGTGGTTGCTGCATTTAAAACAGATGATCATTTTTCCAAAATCTGGCCTTTCACAGTATTTGCAGGCTCTCTGTGATACCAAGCTCTCTGTGATACCAAGCTCTCTGTGATACCAAGCTCTCTGTGATACCAAGACAGGGTCATGTCTTCTTGTCAGTAGTTCAGGCAACACACTCAAGATAAAGAAGTCTTGTGCTTTTGGCAAAGCCTCCTTCAAAAACTCTTCATTTCTTAGGATACGTTGCACAATGAACTCCTTCTTGGACCACAGCACAAAGTCACAATATttaacatcacacacaaacatgtgaagTTGACATTGACAGTAGTATGTGTGTGAATGCTTCAATGCGAATGACTAGTCCAAACAAAACTGCTCATCTTTTGTACATCCTTGAAGGCTATCGCTGTATTTGTAGGGACACTTGATCTCTACCACCCCTTTGCCACAGCAGGTACATCTTGCTATCCCATCTGGTGATGATCCAAGGTGTGGCTCAGAAGGTTTCACTACTAAGCCACATGAGCTGACGCTGAAATCTGGATGGCTTTGGGACATATATGCAGTGTAGGCTTGTCTTGCCGTTTCCTCCATGTTCTTACCCAAGAGCACAGATGGGACATTTAATTCTGTTCTTTTATACTGCATTATATCGTTTAGGTATGTTTTTCTGATCTTGTCAGTTGTGGTCGATTGGTGTAATTTAGTGCTTGTGATTCGACCAGCCCTATAGGTGTACCAGTCCTTTGACTTTGACTGTTGCCGTGTCACAAATTCCAGTTTCTCACATTGATGAGGTTGTGGTGTAGTTTTAAGTCTGTGAAATGTATCCTCATATTTCACCTGCATTTCCTGTGGTGAGAGTTCCCTGAGTGTTACATCAAATAAAGCAGTCAATGGCTCAGGTAAGTCAGGATGCTCCTCTGAATCAGTGTCAGATGATGCGGTGTCTGTGTCACTATTTTCCAGGCTTGTCAGCACTGCAGCACAGGGGTCCACAACCTGCAGTTCCCGGATGTCATCATCTGTCAACACTGATAATAGAGCAACAAAAACACAGTTACTGTGCtgcataatgttcacatcagagcTTTAAACACACAAGTGtacaatataaaacaaacaaatgtaatttctaaaaaaataagtaaCCTGAAGACAAACGCAGATCTATTCAAACCAACATAAATTATAGTGATAAAAATTAAACCGTGTCTGTAGGCATTTTCATCTCTGGATCACCAAGTTACACCTTTCTCATGCTACATTATGGTGTCAAAACACTATGGCAATAGGAAGCTTATCTAGGCTGTCAACTATTACATTTTGAACACTGTTGGCACTGTGTATTTCGTGAAAATTGTAGTTTCACACCCTTGTTATGAGAACATATGAGAATATGTAAAGGAGAGTAGGTTAAGCCTAAGTTAAACCTGAAAGGACAGTAACACTGAGGCATAATTCATATTTGTATGTCAACTACAAGCCCACAACACCAAATAATAGCCTACTTACCCCGCCATACAGGTGCAGTTCGCCGTGAGGACGTAGTTCTCCCGCTGGTTGATAATAACCCAAGCCTCATACATCGTTGTCTTGTGTCCTTGTCTTTGACTAGGAAGAATTTCTGATTtcaacacacaaaactctgagtcTATGTCATGGTATTTGACGTTCTGTACATGACCACAGACAACGTATTCATAAGCATCCAGTGATTTATATGCTCGTAATTTCTCTCGGGTGTACACGCTCGGTTTCTCAACTAAATACGTATATATATCTGGCCACTGTATATTTGGCCATCTGCTAACGTCTTCTATCCACTCCACTATAGTACACGGATCTGGTAGCCGGATACCATTTGATAAAGTCAACTTTTTGAAATAAATGTCTCTGTCTGTGTCGCTTAATCCGCTCGCGTAGCTTGACACGCAGTTGATTCTCGCCATACTTCCGTTGCCAATATGCGCGCGCATACGTTGCCACGTCATCATTGTGTACAAACAGTAAAAGGGTCTATAAatagatgtttctggactctactggtgttactgttaatgctgtttgctcagcattcatttaataaagatgtttgaattataccccatcttgtattctgcgttattat
This sequence is a window from Xyrauchen texanus isolate HMW12.3.18 chromosome 45, RBS_HiC_50CHRs, whole genome shotgun sequence. Protein-coding genes within it:
- the LOC127637288 gene encoding uncharacterized protein LOC127637288 codes for the protein MRLGLLSTSGRTTSSRRTAPVWRVLTDDDIRELQVVDPCAAVLTSLENSDTDTASSDTDSEEHPDLPEPLTALFDVTLRELSPQEMQVKYEDTFHRLKTTPQPHQCEKLEFVTRQQSKSKDWYTYRAGRITSTKLHQSTTTDKIRKTYLNDIMQYKRTELNVPSVLLGKNMEETARQAYTAYMSQSHPDFSVSSCGLVVKPSEPHLGSSPDGIARCTCCGKGVVEIKCPYKYSDSLQGCTKDEQFCLD